One stretch of Campylobacter sp. CNRCH_2014_0184h DNA includes these proteins:
- a CDS encoding radical SAM/SPASM domain-containing protein yields MSEIKTESTSAGRVVNNSKKDIDAIFVEKYGSKWTEYRKKWNDASNYIFQDFPLFVRFENQFKCNARCIMCVHGHADLRNDYKYKGYLPFEVFKRLVDECDEHQCPSVGVSQTNEPLLDPDIIERLQYVSSKKNIIDIHFNTNASLLTEEVSRKLLDTNITRMNFSIDAYTEETYNKIRLGLNFKNVIKNIENFINLREKLNVKLPIIRVSFLLQEINKHELEDFKRYWVDKVDYVSIQRYVPISPFDDDRSLAISESPISGKQKCSYPFESLFIHGDGLVVPCASHRAKHISVGNINNNSIYEIWHSEKMNELRMAHKNGCLKSTKLCDTCLFKG; encoded by the coding sequence ATGTCAGAAATAAAAACAGAATCAACTTCAGCAGGCAGAGTGGTTAATAATTCGAAAAAAGATATTGATGCTATTTTTGTTGAAAAATACGGAAGCAAATGGACTGAATATAGAAAAAAATGGAATGATGCATCTAATTATATTTTTCAAGATTTCCCTTTATTTGTAAGGTTCGAAAATCAATTTAAATGTAATGCTAGGTGTATTATGTGTGTACATGGACATGCAGATTTAAGAAATGATTATAAATATAAAGGGTATTTGCCTTTTGAAGTATTTAAAAGATTGGTAGATGAATGTGATGAACATCAGTGTCCTTCTGTTGGTGTTTCCCAAACAAATGAGCCTTTATTGGATCCTGATATTATCGAAAGATTGCAGTATGTTAGCAGTAAAAAAAATATAATTGATATTCATTTTAATACCAACGCTTCTTTGTTAACAGAAGAGGTGTCAAGAAAATTACTCGACACAAATATTACTAGAATGAATTTTAGTATAGATGCTTACACAGAAGAAACATATAATAAAATAAGACTTGGTTTGAATTTTAAAAATGTTATAAAAAACATAGAAAATTTTATAAATTTAAGAGAAAAATTAAATGTAAAGTTGCCCATTATAAGAGTAAGTTTTTTATTACAGGAAATAAACAAACATGAGCTGGAGGATTTTAAGCGCTATTGGGTAGATAAGGTAGATTATGTTTCAATTCAACGCTATGTCCCAATATCACCTTTTGATGATGATAGAAGTTTGGCTATTTCTGAATCTCCAATTTCTGGAAAACAAAAATGCTCTTATCCTTTTGAGTCGTTATTTATACATGGAGATGGATTAGTAGTTCCATGCGCAAGTCATCGTGCAAAGCATATATCTGTTGGAAATATTAACAATAATAGTATTTATGAAATATGGCATAGTGAAAAAATGAATGAGCTTCGAATGGCACATAAGAATGGTTGTTTAAAGTCAACAAAACTCTGTGACACTTGTTTGTTTAAAGGATAA
- the aepY gene encoding phosphonopyruvate decarboxylase has product MIDSLEFAHILKSQFSFFAGVPDSLLKPINNALEEILPKEQFFITSNEGQAIAFASAYYLATKQIACVYMQNSGLGNAINPILSLADPEVYAIPMVLFIGLRGGKDDEPQHAKQGKVTKDILDACKIENHILDKDIAIAKQQIYNAVKKSKNEAKIIAFLIEKNTFSTYHLKRKTNTYKIIREHAISLVHDVFADAKIVATTGFISRECYELREIKNQKHYNDFLVVGSMGYASSLAYILSKYSQKKVVCLDGDGAFIMHMGSILNFKGSNFLHIVLNNEIHDSVGGQSTNAKNASFVKLAKSCGYDYCFSISNISQLKRKLKEIKELKGLIFLEIKVKQYTRSDLGRPKNILRLKEDFCKEF; this is encoded by the coding sequence ATGATTGATTCTTTAGAATTTGCTCATATTCTAAAGAGCCAATTTTCTTTTTTCGCTGGCGTTCCAGATAGTCTTTTAAAGCCGATTAATAACGCTTTGGAAGAAATTCTTCCAAAAGAACAGTTTTTTATCACGTCTAATGAGGGGCAAGCTATAGCCTTTGCTAGTGCGTATTATTTAGCAACAAAACAAATTGCATGTGTATATATGCAAAATTCCGGATTGGGAAATGCTATAAATCCGATTTTATCGCTTGCAGATCCTGAGGTTTATGCTATTCCGATGGTGCTGTTTATTGGTTTACGTGGGGGCAAGGATGATGAGCCACAACATGCAAAACAAGGAAAGGTAACTAAGGATATCCTTGATGCTTGTAAAATAGAAAATCATATTTTAGATAAAGATATTGCCATAGCAAAACAACAAATTTATAATGCAGTAAAAAAAAGTAAAAATGAAGCAAAAATTATAGCTTTTTTAATCGAGAAAAATACATTTAGCACTTATCATTTAAAACGCAAAACAAATACATATAAAATTATTAGAGAGCATGCTATTTCTTTGGTGCATGATGTATTTGCTGACGCAAAAATAGTCGCAACGACTGGATTTATTTCAAGAGAGTGTTATGAGTTGCGTGAAATAAAAAATCAAAAGCATTATAATGATTTTTTAGTTGTAGGATCTATGGGATATGCTAGTTCTTTAGCTTATATTTTATCAAAATATAGCCAAAAAAAAGTTGTATGTTTAGATGGTGATGGGGCTTTTATAATGCATATGGGTTCTATATTAAATTTTAAAGGTTCAAATTTCTTGCATATAGTTTTAAATAATGAAATCCATGATAGTGTAGGTGGTCAAAGTACAAATGCAAAAAATGCTTCATTTGTTAAATTAGCTAAATCATGTGGTTATGATTATTGCTTTAGTATTTCTAATATAAGCCAGCTAAAAAGAAAACTTAAAGAAATCAAAGAGCTTAAAGGTTTGATTTTTTTAGAGATCAAAGTCAAGCAGTATACAAGAAGTGACCTTGGGAGACCTAAGAATATATTGCGGTTAAAGGAAGATTTTTGCAAGGAGTTTTAG
- a CDS encoding adenylyl-sulfate kinase, which yields MQGVLVFITGLSGSGKTTLAYALQEYLQKEYHKKSIVLDGDELRACVENFEYTKNSRLKMAKYYIKLSQILYKQNFIVILSTISMFDEIRDYNRQNFARYLEIFLDVSLDIRKQRDSKNFFKQKITNIAGVDQTLEFPKTSDIVLKDNFQIQTNVKTIANIIDKLSIKENNE from the coding sequence TTGCAAGGAGTTTTAGTTTTTATTACAGGATTGAGTGGGAGTGGAAAAACTACATTAGCTTATGCCTTGCAGGAATATCTTCAAAAAGAATATCATAAAAAATCGATTGTCTTAGATGGAGATGAATTGAGGGCTTGTGTTGAAAATTTTGAATATACCAAGAATTCTCGATTAAAAATGGCGAAATACTATATCAAACTGTCTCAAATTTTATATAAGCAAAATTTTATTGTTATACTTTCAACCATATCTATGTTTGATGAAATTAGAGATTATAATAGACAGAATTTTGCAAGATATTTGGAAATATTTCTTGATGTTTCTTTGGATATTAGAAAACAAAGAGATAGTAAAAATTTTTTCAAACAAAAAATAACAAATATCGCAGGTGTGGATCAGACTTTGGAGTTTCCAAAAACTAGCGATATAGTGCTAAAAGATAATTTTCAAATCCAAACCAATGTAAAAACAATAGCAAATATCATTGACAAACTCTCTATAAAGGAAAATAATGAATAA
- a CDS encoding PIG-L deacetylase family protein, with product MKNKKILIIAAHPDDEVLGCFGTIARYIQKGYEAYTLILGEGKTSRSTNNKNEQEILEDELLKANNFLGIKKVFRKFFPDNAFDKIPLLEIVKSIEEIKNEIKPNIIFTHYEKDLNIDHQITYKATITATRSLPEESVKEIYSFEILSSTEWNYPLSFQPDVFFDISSSLDLKLQAMSFYQSELKQYPHPRSLEGIKINAQYQGMKVGLQYAEAFKSIKVIK from the coding sequence ATGAAAAATAAAAAAATATTAATAATAGCAGCTCATCCAGATGATGAGGTTTTAGGATGCTTTGGAACTATAGCAAGATACATTCAAAAAGGATATGAGGCTTATACTTTAATACTTGGAGAAGGCAAGACAAGCAGATCAACCAATAACAAAAATGAACAAGAAATTTTAGAAGATGAGTTATTGAAAGCAAATAATTTTTTAGGTATCAAAAAAGTTTTTAGAAAGTTTTTTCCTGATAATGCTTTTGACAAAATACCATTATTAGAAATAGTCAAAAGTATCGAAGAAATTAAAAATGAAATTAAACCAAATATAATTTTTACACATTATGAAAAAGATCTCAATATAGATCATCAAATTACATACAAAGCAACAATCACTGCTACAAGATCTCTACCAGAAGAAAGCGTTAAAGAAATTTATAGTTTTGAAATTTTATCTAGCACAGAATGGAACTATCCATTAAGCTTTCAACCCGATGTTTTTTTTGATATCAGCTCATCATTAGACCTAAAACTACAAGCTATGTCTTTTTACCAATCAGAACTAAAACAATATCCCCATCCAAGAAGTTTAGAAGGAATAAAAATAAATGCACAATACCAAGGAATGAAAGTTGGACTTCAGTATGCTGAAGCATTTAAAAGCATCAAGGTAATAAAATGA
- the aepX gene encoding phosphoenolpyruvate mutase → MKKKIVYVPMAADIIHPGHLNIIKEASKLGYVIVGLFSDKAISSYKRIPLMSYEQRKMILQSIKGVDEVVLQDQKDYDINLLKYRPDFLVHGDDWRSGPLNSSRQRAIELMKTWGGKVVEPKYTQDISSSLLIKQIKETGILPHERLGSLRRALGVKSLIKGIEAHSGLSAMIIEELTAKDKYGNKQSFDFLWLSSLTDSSSKGKPDNEFVDLTSRITTVNDILEVCTKPIIYDGDTGSQIPHFVLTVKRLERLGVSAVVIEDKIGLKQNSLCESDLRHTQDTIENFCLKIKKGKQAQLSKDFMIIARIESLILQKGMDDALVRARAYIKAGADAIMIHSRQKDGHEILEFCDKYKQFTDKKPLMVVPTNYPSLSESDLEKAGVNLVVYANQLLRSAYSSMKATATSILQNGRSLEADEQYISALDLIKLIKGNQ, encoded by the coding sequence TTGAAGAAAAAAATAGTTTATGTTCCAATGGCTGCTGATATTATACACCCAGGTCATTTAAACATCATTAAAGAGGCTTCTAAATTAGGGTATGTAATCGTCGGGCTTTTTTCTGATAAAGCTATTTCTAGTTACAAAAGAATTCCTTTGATGAGTTATGAGCAACGAAAAATGATTTTACAATCAATTAAAGGCGTTGATGAGGTGGTGTTGCAAGATCAGAAAGATTATGATATAAATTTACTAAAATATAGACCTGATTTTCTTGTTCATGGAGATGATTGGAGAAGCGGTCCTTTAAATTCTTCGCGTCAAAGAGCTATTGAATTAATGAAAACTTGGGGTGGTAAGGTTGTAGAACCTAAATATACGCAAGATATTTCTTCAAGTCTTTTGATTAAACAAATTAAAGAAACAGGTATACTCCCGCACGAAAGGTTAGGATCTTTAAGAAGGGCACTAGGAGTTAAGAGTCTTATTAAAGGTATAGAAGCACACAGTGGTTTGAGTGCAATGATTATTGAAGAGCTTACAGCAAAAGATAAATATGGCAATAAGCAATCTTTTGATTTTTTATGGCTAAGCTCTTTAACAGATTCTAGTTCAAAAGGAAAACCAGATAATGAATTTGTTGATTTGACTTCTAGAATAACTACAGTTAATGATATATTAGAGGTTTGTACAAAGCCTATTATTTACGATGGAGATACAGGATCGCAAATTCCGCATTTTGTGTTAACAGTTAAAAGATTAGAGCGACTTGGTGTAAGTGCAGTTGTTATTGAGGATAAAATTGGATTAAAACAGAATTCATTATGTGAATCTGATTTAAGACATACACAAGATACAATAGAGAATTTTTGCCTAAAAATAAAAAAGGGAAAGCAGGCTCAATTAAGTAAAGATTTTATGATTATAGCAAGAATAGAAAGTTTAATCTTGCAAAAAGGAATGGATGATGCTCTGGTTAGAGCTCGTGCATATATCAAGGCTGGTGCTGATGCTATTATGATACATTCTAGACAAAAAGATGGGCATGAAATTTTAGAGTTTTGCGATAAATATAAGCAATTTACTGATAAAAAACCTTTGATGGTTGTACCTACAAATTATCCCTCATTAAGTGAGAGTGACCTTGAAAAAGCTGGTGTAAATTTAGTTGTGTATGCAAACCAGTTGTTAAGATCGGCATATTCTTCCATGAAAGCAACTGCTACATCAATATTGCAAAATGGAAGAAGTTTGGAGGCTGATGAGCAGTATATTTCAGCATTAGACTTAATTAAACTAATAAAAGGAAATCAATGA
- a CDS encoding DegT/DnrJ/EryC1/StrS family aminotransferase, whose product MIKKLENKLVGKFKAKECLYTYSGTSALYVSFLYAKSLGRTKILIPNIICPQVVIAAIRAGLEYEFCDINLDDYVMDLNSIKQIYKINNFDILLLAHVYGHICSNDIISFCKFHNIFIIEDCAQTYKFNPLCDLSIFSFGHTKFLDNDFMGGGILSMNDLSKLRYINNTLANPVFEDLDHNIQEYRKEFYNLDKSNDNYFTKFQELLLKYTKFYKVERYNFVLYKKLDQLEHICKNRIKKMQIYKQEMIHDLIIHPKLSHDSIAWRYTFRFLGNREKLLVNLRKNNIDCSSWYIGCNKIFKKKVLKNSSILENQIVNLWLDEKTSMEKIQDNIKTIVKIIHKLSTKGDNEYVFFR is encoded by the coding sequence ATGATTAAAAAATTAGAAAACAAGTTAGTTGGTAAATTTAAAGCAAAAGAATGTTTGTATACTTACTCTGGAACTAGTGCGTTATATGTTAGCTTTTTATATGCAAAATCATTAGGTAGAACAAAAATTTTGATTCCAAACATCATATGTCCTCAGGTAGTTATAGCAGCTATTAGGGCAGGATTAGAGTATGAGTTTTGTGATATTAATTTAGATGATTATGTAATGGACTTAAATAGCATAAAACAAATTTATAAAATTAATAATTTTGATATATTGTTACTAGCTCATGTTTATGGACATATTTGTAGTAATGATATTATTAGCTTTTGCAAATTTCATAATATATTTATTATTGAAGATTGTGCTCAAACATATAAATTTAACCCACTTTGTGATTTATCTATATTTAGCTTTGGTCATACAAAATTTTTAGATAATGATTTTATGGGGGGGGGGATATTAAGTATGAATGACCTGAGTAAGCTAAGATACATTAATAATACTCTTGCTAATCCTGTTTTTGAAGATTTGGATCATAATATACAAGAATATCGCAAAGAATTTTATAACTTAGACAAGTCAAATGATAATTATTTTACTAAATTTCAAGAGTTATTGTTGAAATATACAAAATTTTATAAAGTAGAGCGGTATAATTTTGTTTTATATAAGAAATTAGATCAACTAGAGCATATATGTAAAAATAGAATTAAAAAGATGCAAATATACAAGCAAGAAATGATTCATGATTTAATTATTCATCCAAAATTGTCACATGATAGTATTGCATGGAGGTATACCTTTAGATTTTTGGGTAATAGAGAAAAATTATTAGTAAATTTAAGAAAAAATAATATTGATTGTAGTTCTTGGTATATAGGATGTAATAAAATTTTTAAAAAAAAGGTATTGAAAAATAGTAGTATTTTGGAAAATCAAATAGTAAATTTATGGCTTGATGAAAAAACTAGTATGGAAAAAATTCAAGACAATATAAAAACAATAGTAAAAATAATTCACAAACTTTCTACAAAGGGAGATAATGAGTATGTATTTTTTAGATAA
- a CDS encoding methionyl-tRNA formyltransferase — MKIIIATLRQHNINNFYKIKELYKTYTFYLITKKDDLTLEKITKINPDYIFFPHWSFYIPQEIYNNYRCIIFHLGNLPFGRGGSPLQNLIIRGIYKSKICALKACDVLDGGEIYLKHNISFKISNAQQIYEKISKIIFFKLIPKILHTKINPHTQKGKVVVFKRRTKEQSNINTLENPNLIKIYDFIRMLDAIDYPKAFLEFENIKMIFQNAKKYNNKIKAEVIFYEK, encoded by the coding sequence ATGAAAATAATTATTGCTACTCTTAGACAACATAATATCAATAATTTCTACAAAATAAAAGAATTATATAAAACATACACTTTTTATCTCATAACAAAAAAAGATGATCTTACTTTAGAAAAAATAACAAAAATAAATCCAGATTACATATTCTTCCCGCATTGGTCTTTCTATATACCTCAAGAAATTTACAATAACTATCGATGTATTATTTTCCACCTTGGAAATTTACCATTTGGAAGAGGAGGCTCACCTTTACAAAATTTAATCATAAGAGGGATATATAAGAGTAAAATTTGCGCTTTAAAAGCTTGCGATGTATTGGATGGTGGAGAAATATATTTAAAACATAATATTAGTTTTAAAATTTCAAATGCACAACAAATTTATGAAAAAATTTCAAAAATCATATTCTTTAAATTGATACCAAAAATTTTACATACAAAAATCAACCCTCACACGCAAAAAGGAAAAGTAGTAGTTTTCAAAAGAAGAACAAAAGAACAAAGTAATATCAATACACTTGAAAACCCAAATTTGATAAAAATATACGATTTTATACGCATGCTTGATGCTATTGATTATCCAAAAGCTTTTTTGGAATTTGAAAATATAAAAATGATTTTTCAAAACGCAAAAAAATACAACAATAAAATAAAAGCAGAGGTAATATTTTATGAAAAATAA
- a CDS encoding class I SAM-dependent methyltransferase translates to MNNQEKWSQLHGDSKHHPIYPHEMYVKCVFKNFKKGSKILDLGCGAGRHVKFLAENNYITYGCDYSNNGVAYTKKLLNHYGLTAQVELASVNKLPYENEIFDGILCWGVLYYNDQQIIEKAAQEIYRVLKKEGKAFILTRNLNDYRYKYGIKSENKYRIIIQENNPKRSAYAENGMNMYFFDEEEVKRVFSMFKNIEINTLEVYHENNTICDSDYVVVLEK, encoded by the coding sequence ATGAATAATCAAGAAAAATGGTCGCAACTTCATGGAGATAGTAAGCATCATCCAATCTATCCTCATGAAATGTATGTAAAATGCGTATTTAAAAATTTTAAAAAAGGTTCTAAAATTTTGGATCTTGGTTGTGGTGCAGGTAGACATGTAAAATTCTTAGCAGAAAATAACTATATTACATATGGTTGTGATTATTCAAACAATGGAGTTGCGTATACAAAAAAATTACTAAATCATTATGGTTTAACGGCTCAAGTTGAACTAGCTAGTGTGAATAAACTTCCTTATGAAAATGAAATCTTTGATGGAATTTTATGTTGGGGCGTGTTATATTATAATGACCAGCAAATTATAGAAAAAGCAGCTCAAGAAATTTATAGGGTTTTAAAAAAAGAAGGAAAAGCTTTTATTTTAACCCGCAATTTAAATGATTATAGATATAAATACGGAATAAAAAGTGAAAATAAATATCGTATAATTATTCAAGAAAACAACCCAAAACGCTCAGCTTATGCTGAAAATGGAATGAATATGTATTTTTTTGATGAAGAAGAAGTAAAAAGAGTTTTTTCTATGTTTAAAAACATAGAAATAAACACCTTAGAAGTATATCATGAAAATAATACCATTTGTGATAGTGATTATGTAGTGGTTTTAGAAAAATGA
- the hisH gene encoding imidazole glycerol phosphate synthase subunit HisH, translating into MICIVDYHLGNFKSVLKAFEKLNQEVIISSKKEDIKNASKLVLPGVGSFKQGMENLKKLALDELLKECVLKDKKPILGICLGMQLFASKGYEGGECEGLDFIKAKVLKFDLSKEKLLHSGWDDLQFSDKKSKLFDGILEKSDFYFVHSYYVECLERVETSFCEYEKPFCVSFEKDNIFAVQFHPEKSQNVGLKLLENFANLKV; encoded by the coding sequence ATGATTTGTATTGTTGATTATCATCTTGGAAATTTTAAATCTGTTTTAAAAGCTTTTGAAAAACTTAATCAAGAAGTGATTATAAGTTCTAAAAAAGAAGATATAAAAAATGCTTCTAAATTAGTTTTGCCAGGCGTTGGATCTTTTAAACAAGGTATGGAAAATTTAAAAAAACTTGCACTAGATGAGCTTTTAAAAGAATGTGTTTTAAAAGATAAAAAGCCTATTTTGGGGATTTGCCTTGGTATGCAACTTTTTGCTAGTAAGGGATATGAGGGCGGAGAGTGTGAAGGGCTTGATTTTATAAAAGCAAAGGTTTTGAAATTTGATTTAAGTAAAGAAAAATTATTGCACAGTGGTTGGGATGATTTACAGTTTAGTGATAAAAAAAGCAAGCTTTTTGATGGAATTTTAGAAAAAAGTGATTTTTATTTTGTGCATTCTTATTATGTAGAGTGTTTAGAGAGAGTGGAGACTTCTTTTTGTGAGTATGAAAAACCTTTTTGTGTAAGTTTTGAAAAAGATAATATTTTTGCTGTGCAATTTCACCCTGAAAAAAGCCAAAATGTAGGTTTGAAACTTTTGGAAAATTTTGCAAATTTAAAGGTCTAG
- a CDS encoding HisA/HisF-related TIM barrel protein, translated as MLKTRIIPCVLLKDHQLVKSINFSSFRTIGHVVSTARIYNARNVDELIVLDINKNGVIDFESLEDIANECFMPLTIGGGIRTLEDIRKVLDIGADKISINSMALQNPGFVKNVANAFGSSCVVCSIDVKKDKNKFKVFNNEILDIDPLELALKYEYFGAGEILLTSVDKEGSSLGYDWELLEYFKGKLKIPLIINGGLSNPQDGVKAIQLGANALAGAFIFHFSQYTPNDIKNELLKNNIPVRIF; from the coding sequence ATGCTTAAAACAAGAATCATACCTTGTGTGTTATTAAAAGATCATCAGCTTGTAAAAAGTATCAATTTTTCTTCTTTTAGGACTATAGGACATGTGGTAAGCACAGCTAGGATATATAATGCTAGAAATGTTGATGAGCTTATAGTTTTGGATATTAATAAAAACGGTGTTATAGATTTTGAAAGCTTAGAAGATATAGCTAATGAATGTTTTATGCCTTTAACTATTGGAGGTGGGATTAGAACTTTAGAAGATATTAGAAAAGTGTTAGATATAGGTGCTGATAAAATTAGTATTAATTCTATGGCTTTGCAAAACCCAGGTTTTGTCAAAAATGTAGCAAATGCTTTTGGAAGTTCTTGTGTAGTATGCTCGATTGATGTAAAAAAAGACAAAAATAAATTTAAAGTTTTTAATAATGAAATTTTAGATATTGATCCATTAGAACTTGCATTAAAATATGAGTATTTCGGAGCAGGGGAGATACTTTTAACAAGTGTTGATAAAGAAGGAAGTTCTTTGGGGTATGATTGGGAATTACTAGAGTATTTCAAAGGTAAATTAAAAATTCCACTTATTATCAATGGAGGACTTTCTAATCCTCAAGATGGGGTAAAAGCTATACAACTTGGTGCAAATGCATTAGCAGGTGCTTTTATATTTCATTTTAGTCAATATACTCCAAATGATATTAAAAATGAGCTTTTGAAAAATAATATCCCCGTGAGGATTTTTTGA
- a CDS encoding CDP-alcohol phosphatidyltransferase family protein: MDRLKIKKHHRLEGKSMYIIEYIYRIIVISRFLPLLAKMNVHPVAITFLNTLLFPFILYCLFFQNFILAALLIQCYALIDHTDGMLARYTNKRTYIGSRLDRLNDNIFFNAIFIVLTFSMNFSLFFLILVLCCMNIHNFFGMFYFSSRLRRLKKIRRFGIKKWLLERNFILGMDCSLMLFLVSVFLLFGKIKMMFCVVAFLYVLDLIYRLIELKINEKIEKEVIECQK; this comes from the coding sequence ATGGATAGATTAAAAATAAAAAAACACCACCGGCTAGAAGGCAAAAGTATGTATATAATAGAGTATATATATAGGATAATAGTTATAAGCAGATTTTTACCTTTATTGGCCAAGATGAATGTGCATCCTGTAGCAATTACTTTTTTAAATACTTTGTTATTTCCCTTTATTTTATACTGTTTATTTTTTCAAAATTTTATATTAGCAGCACTGTTAATACAATGTTACGCTTTGATTGACCATACAGATGGTATGCTTGCAAGGTATACAAACAAAAGAACTTATATAGGTTCAAGGCTAGACCGACTGAATGATAATATTTTTTTTAATGCTATTTTTATCGTTTTAACTTTCTCAATGAATTTTTCATTGTTTTTTTTAATTTTGGTTCTTTGTTGTATGAATATCCATAATTTTTTTGGTATGTTTTATTTTTCTAGTAGGTTAAGGAGATTGAAAAAAATTCGAAGGTTTGGGATCAAAAAGTGGTTACTTGAGAGAAATTTTATTTTAGGAATGGACTGCTCATTGATGCTTTTTTTAGTGAGTGTTTTCTTGCTTTTTGGTAAAATTAAAATGATGTTTTGCGTTGTAGCATTTTTGTATGTTCTTGATTTGATTTATAGGTTAATAGAACTAAAAATTAATGAAAAAATAGAAAAAGAGGTAATAGAATGTCAGAAATAA
- the pseG gene encoding UDP-2,4-diacetamido-2,4,6-trideoxy-beta-L-altropyranose hydrolase codes for MKVLFRSDSSSAIGHGHIKRDLLLAKQYQDVSFACLPLKGSLIDEIPYPVYELTSASIYELINLIKKEKFDLLIIDHYEITADDEKLIKLETGIKILSFDDEIKEHFCDILLNVNAYAKESDYENLVPKYCELRCGFSYALIRDEFCQESKIKREKIYDYFICIGGSDPKNISFDIANKLNKNKTVIIATTKANSHLNLLQKLSQKNPNIQILIDHPSLARLMNESKKLIISASSLVNEALILKANFKAIAYAKNQEKIATWLAKKGYEVENFT; via the coding sequence ATGAAAGTTCTTTTTAGAAGCGATAGTTCTAGCGCTATAGGACACGGACATATCAAAAGAGATCTTTTACTAGCTAAACAATACCAAGATGTATCTTTTGCTTGTTTACCACTAAAAGGCTCTTTAATAGATGAAATTCCTTATCCTGTATATGAGCTAACAAGTGCTAGCATATACGAACTCATCAATCTCATCAAAAAGGAAAAATTTGATCTTTTAATCATTGATCATTATGAGATCACTGCAGATGATGAAAAACTCATTAAATTAGAAACAGGAATTAAAATTCTTAGCTTTGATGATGAGATAAAAGAACATTTTTGCGACATATTGTTAAATGTCAATGCTTATGCTAAAGAAAGTGATTATGAAAATTTAGTGCCAAAGTATTGTGAATTAAGATGTGGTTTTTCCTATGCTCTAATACGCGATGAGTTTTGTCAAGAAAGCAAGATAAAAAGAGAGAAAATTTATGATTATTTTATCTGTATAGGGGGAAGCGATCCAAAAAATATTTCTTTTGATATAGCAAACAAGCTTAATAAAAATAAAACTGTCATCATAGCTACCACAAAAGCAAATTCTCATCTAAACTTACTTCAAAAATTAAGCCAAAAAAACCCTAATATACAAATTCTAATAGACCATCCTAGCCTTGCTAGATTAATGAATGAAAGTAAAAAACTCATCATTAGCGCAAGCTCATTAGTCAATGAAGCTTTGATTTTAAAAGCAAATTTTAAAGCCATAGCTTATGCTAAAAATCAAGAAAAAATTGCAACTTGGCTTGCTAAAAAAGGTTATGAAGTGGAGAATTTCACATGA